In the Mya arenaria isolate MELC-2E11 chromosome 11, ASM2691426v1 genome, one interval contains:
- the LOC128208046 gene encoding translin-associated protein X-like: MGAAILYCAYYAIFVLTRVTQSIMSDRKKRNRGHEKKSQKTDLEEDSTADQQPAVDETSPVIQMFRSFQQQLDSKHDKHERIVKLSRDITIESKRTIFMLHRFKDVTTSASLLEQAESKLVELEGSKFKQVAKEIQGTDPFMFLRAYSAGLQEYIEALTFLFFLKNNHLISLEDVQKRLTFTDTPPVDDSQSEGASQAPVETDSTADQSNPSELKALTVWVPTSEYVLGIADLTGEMMRRAINSVGDGDLTRPFEICTFLQEMESGYSGLTNCNREVNRKLTVLRQSLRKVENACYTLRVRGSEIPKHMLVDMISKSSGAAQFIEELGVDED; encoded by the exons ATGGGCGCAGCCATATTGTATTGTGCTTACTACGCAATATTCGTACTCACAAGAGTAACACAATCCATCATGAGCGACAGAAAGAAGAGAAACAGAGGACATG agaaGAAAAGCCAAAAGACAGACCTTGAAGAGGACAGCACAGCTGATCAGCAGCCGGCAGTGGATGAGACCTCCCCGGTGATACAGATGTTCCGATCCTTCCAACAGCAGCTTGACAGCAAACACGACAAACATGAGAGGATTGTGAAGCTGAGCCGTGACATCACCATCGAGAGCAAGAGGACAATATTCATGTTACACAGATTTAAAGA TGTTACAACAAGTGCCAGTCTTCTCGAGCAAGCAGAATCCAAACTTGTTGAACTGGAAGGGTCCAAATTCAAGCAGGTTGCTAAGGAAATTCAGGGAACAGATCCATTCATGTTTCTAAGAGCATACTCAGCAG GGCTACAGGAATACATAGAGGCACTTACATTCCTGTTTTTCCTGAAAAACAATCATCTGATCTCCCTGGAAGATGTTCAGAAAAGACTGACCTTCACTGACACACCTCCAGTAGATGACAGCCAATCAGAAGGCGCTTCTCAAGCTCCAGTAGAAACAGACTCAACTGCTGACCAATCAAATCCTTCTGAACTGAAAGCTCTTACAGTATGGGTTCCTACATCAGAGTATGTCTTGGGAATCGCTGATCTGACCGGGGAGATGATGAGAAGAGCTATAAATAGCGTAGGCGATGGCGACCTAACGAGGCCATTTGAAATCTGTACCTTTCTTCAGGAGATGGAATCAGGTTATAGCGGACTGACCAACTGTAACAGAGAGGTGAATCGAAAGTTGACAGTTTTGCGTCAAAGCCTGCGAAAAGTTGAAAACGCCTGTTACACATTAAGAGTTCGGGGCTCAGAAATCCCTAAGCACATGTTGGTAGACATGATTTCAAAGTCAAGCGGAGCAGCACAGTTTATTGAAGAGCTTGGGGTTGACGAAGATTAG